CGTGGCATGGCTTGGCTGGATACAGGCACACATGAATCACTAAACGCTGCCAGCGCTTTTATTGAGACTTTGGAGACACGGCAGGGGTTGAAGGTTTGTTCGCCCGAAGAAACGGCGTATCGGATGGGGTTTATCGATGCTGAGGGGGTTCGATTGCTTGCAGAGCCTCTGGCAAAAAACGGGTATGGCCAGTACCTATTGCAGATGTTGGATGACAATATTTTTTGATCTTAGCCCTCTTCTGTCACTTTCTGTAAATCTGTCGCTGTAAGGCTTATGAACAGTGGATTCTTCAATTGCGCTAATCAGAAATATTTGGTACTAATAATTATTAGTGCAATCACGCACTTAGAAAAAGCTTCGGAAGATTTAATTGATTTTTCTATTCGGAGACTGACAAAAGAGCGATAACTCATTATTTGATTTGTTACTTCTTGGTTCGGAGATTGACAGAAGAGGGATTACCTGTGCAACACACTCTCCTAATTTAACGCAAAAAAGAGGGTAACCCTCAGGCTACCCTCTCTATATCACTCTCCTCACCTATAATCTAGACAGTTGTTGTTTCAGTTCCCAGATCGCGTCCTTCCTCGGCACCAAAGTTAATCCAGTGTTCTAGAGCACTAGAGAGCACATCGCCTTGCACTGCTTGTTCTAGGTCTGGATGCGCTCCCAAGTAGCTCTCGGCATCAAAACTCTAGTAACTCTTGTGTAGCAGCTCGACCTTCTTCTGCACCATGCAAGGCAAAATGTTCAAATCCTGAGCCGAAATCATCATTTTCTACCGCGTCTAGAACATCAGAATATTCATTCAAGTAGAAGGCTTCATCATAAGGAATATTGCTTCCTTCTCGTGGTTCTTTAAAACCATGATTGAGATAGTGGTCAAGGGCACTTTGAAAAATCTCATCTTCTCCTACTGCATCAGCCACATCTGAGTTTTCACTAAGATAGCTAGTCGGGTCAAAGTTTTGTAAAATATCTGTTGGGATTCGATTTTCTCCCAATCCAAATTGCTGAAAATGGTCTAATCCTGAGTCAAAATCATCATTTTCCACTGCTTGCAGAACATCAGGATTTTGATCTAGGTAGAGTGATTCGTTAAAGATAGATTCTGAGTTGACTGCAAGGGGAATGTCAGGTAAATCAAGCTCAGGCTCGGGTTCAGGCTCAGGTTCAGGCTCGGGTTCGGGGTCAGGCTCAGGGTCGGGGTCAGGGTCAGGCTCTGGCTCAGGTTCAGGCTCAGGTTCAGGCTCAGGGTCGGGGTCAGGGTCAGGCTCGGGTTCGGGTTCAGGGTCGGGGTCAGGGTCAGGTTCAGGCTCAGGGTCGGGGTCAGGGTCAGGTTCAGGCTCTGGCTCTGGAGATGCACTAAAGAAAATTTCGGTATCATCTTCTACTTGTTCGGTGAGAAATTCTCCATCTGAGTAATCTCCTTCGAGGGTAATTGTTGAATCCACTTCACCATCATCATTAGCGTCAATTTCAAGGATGGTTGACCCTTCAGTTACTGTTAACTGTTCCTCGTCAAATGAAGTGTTACGCACTCGGAGGGTATCATCTGCTTCAAAGCCAATAATGCTTTTTTCATCTAGTTCTTCTAACGTTCCTTCTACAACATTAGGTGTGTCCCCTCCTAGATTAAAGGTATCAGGAGTGGCGACGGCTCGATTTTCTCCTTCGGGAATGAAAGCATTTTCAGCATTGCTTAATTCTAGGGAAAAGCTAGTTTCTCTTAATAAGTCAGGGCTGGAAAATACGTCGATTTCAATTGTGGCGGTTTGTTGATTCTCTTCAAAGGTTAATTCCCCTTCTTTCTGTTCAAAGTCACTATCAGCAACGGCGGTTCCATTGTTGGTGGTGTAATTAACGGTGACAGGGTCTTGGGCTGGTTCGGTAAGGGTTACTTCAAAGTCAATGGTGGTGTCTTCCTCAGCAGAAACTTGATGAGTTACATCTTCTATTTCTAATTCGGGTTGGGCAACTGTGATGGTTTCTGGAGCATATTCCCACTCTGGAACTTGGGTTTCTCCTTCAATTACGCCGTAAATGTAGTAATCGTTATTAGATAGCCCTTCTGGTATTTCCCATTCCAATGTACCACTGTCATTGCTTCCAACTGTAATCTGGTCAATGGACTCTCCTGTCAAAGTATCTTCTTGGGTATCGTAAAAAAGCTCTAGATTGGCTTCTTCTGCTAAATTCCCGACTTCGTAGTCAATCTCAATGGTTTCTCCAGGCACAACCATCTCGGGGGAATCTTGAGCTAAGTTTAGCTCTAATCCGACTGAGGTAGCTAAATCAAAGGCACTTAATTCGAGTCCCTCTGGCGGTTCATCCATGGTGCCAAAACGCCAATCTCCAGCATCGAGTTGTTGAAAATCAGCAGCAATGACTTGTGAGGTTTCATCACTATATTCTACAACCGGTTGTAGAGCGTCTTCTTCTTCTGGGGTGAGGCGATTTTCATTGGGGTCTTCTAAGGCGAAAGCGGGGGCTGCTTCTGAATCATCCCATTGTGCATTAAAGATGACAGCTGCGGTCTCATCATCAATCTCGAAGGTAGCGCTTTCTTCTAGTGATGGTTCGTTGGATTGAACTTCTGTATTTGACTGTAAACTCGCTGAGTTGCTACTTAGGGTATTTAGAGATCTGACATCATCTTCCTCTTCCACTTCATCTAATTCATTACTTCCGATGGTGGTAACACTCCCATCAAAGTTCAGCCGTAAGCCAATTCCTATGGGATCACTTTCTTGTTCTCCGAAGGAAAAGATATCAGCTAAAGAGGGAACCTCAATTTCTCCCCAACCTGCTATGTAATTGTCTTCAGCGGCGTTTTCTGTACCAAAGTTAAAACGGAATTCCCCATTGCCTAATTCGGTGCCAGCAAAGTTGTCAAAGGAAATCCAATCTGGTAACCAATCTGGTTGTAAACCAGAAACGTCAGGAACATTAACAGTGGAATTACCTTGGGCTACTAATCCAAATTCAGGGGAGCTCCCTTCTTCTTGGGTAGCGGAGGCTCGAATCATACCCTTAAAATCAATGAAATTTTGGAGAAAATCAAAATCCCCATCTAAGTTAAAAGTGGCTTGATCTCTTTCCCCACTAGCAGATTGCAATAACTCCACTTTGGCATCAATGTCAGCGCTCAGTAGTGACCCTCCTAAAATTTCTAGATCAGCTCCGCCTTCTAGTTTGGTTTGAGTTGGTGATGTGCTAAACCCTCCTTCTAGTCCTAGTTCGACTAAGTTGGGAACATCTAGATCGAGCTCAAACCCAAATGACCAGTCGTCGAAAAGTTGTTGCGGATCAGGGCCAGCGGTCAGGGCCAGATCACCTTTTAGGGAGGGAAAGCCATCTCCTAGATTTCCAACTTCACCACTAATCTCTTGTAGAAAGACACCTGTGTTGGCAATGGGTTGGTTTAATTCGCTAGCACCTAACCCCAATTGGTCAAATATGCCTAAACCTGATTCTTCTAAATCCAGTGCAAAACTCCCTTCAATGTTACCAAAGGGAGTCCCAATTCCTCCTTCTCCTTCTACCTCAATCCCATCAAAGGTGTCTATTTCCACGTCAACTTCATTTAATCCCCAGTCTCCAATTCCTAAACCAATATTTTCTGCTCCAAACTTTCCACTGACATCTAAGCCAGAAGAGGAGATTTGTAGCCGGTTGGAATCGGTTAAATCAGCGCTGAACCC
This window of the Euhalothece natronophila Z-M001 genome carries:
- a CDS encoding Calx-beta domain-containing protein, translating into MSDPANLEFSLDPLFNTWQEFLTEAATSGRLISAAQEALLLDDTPDSLETLVTQWQEGDFSQLPEIEVLSDSNISGAAGAYARSNETIYLNEDWLASASEDGAMRVLTEELGHHLDNVVNEENTPGDEGAIFSALALGEELTETELETLRETDDTGYVTVDGEEIVVEQHNSSLVESFNGFQRIPAATPTPSRRTSGEWRNDRAFAALKDDGSVVTWGVSARGGNSSEVADELSSGVQQIFSTKGAFAALKEDDSVVTWGGGGAGGNSSEVADELSSGVEQIFSTDNAFAALKDDGSVVTWGSNSGGGDLTGEGMQFVTGVPGGELNNVQDVFSTKGAFAALKGDGSVVTWGDDFEGGNSIDVANELNSGVEQIFSTDSAFAALKDDGSVITWGAGAASNSIDVSGVEQIFSNGWAFAALKEDGSVVTWGDDDWGGDSSEVADDLSSGVEQIFANRWAFAALKEDGPVVTWGADDNGGDSSEVADDLSSGVEQIFSTNSAFAALKDDGSVVTWGDSSRGGKSSIVSSEFDFDEQEQVIEEIEDVSEQLESGVKDIFSNERAFAALKGDGSVVTWGDDDWGGDSSEVADDLSSGVEQIFSTRFAFAALKEDGSVVTWGRDDEGGDSSDVADELSEGVATIASPFVEGELDPDDPPDDPDDPDDPTAPEIIPQDPFSININTVAEGDTLFTVEANPGESEEDDLVFSIVDDIPEFSIDFNSGEVILEEEETVQEGDSFDFEVIVEDPESGITSEPEEFSVEFTSDDPPDDPEPDEDGVITIEPFQLRAEQGFDEIEPGHQRAVGNIELGLIPDNDQSFQPWLEADGELFYKLDPTQATIGGEAIIEVSDQLRDQFPDQFPELPPLFDGEFDFSFEPEQNPSDGITVLEQQEEFNFNAFGLDLELDSFELTAFPLEPALQLQGEADLTIEAFNDFGFSADLTDSNRLQISSSGLDVSGKFGAENIGLGIGDWGLNEVDVEIDTFDGIEVEGEGGIGTPFGNIEGSFALDLEESGLGIFDQLGLGASELNQPIANTGVFLQEISGEVGNLGDGFPSLKGDLALTAGPDPQQLFDDWSFGFELDLDVPNLVELGLEGGFSTSPTQTKLEGGADLEILGGSLLSADIDAKVELLQSASGERDQATFNLDGDFDFLQNFIDFKGMIRASATQEEGSSPEFGLVAQGNSTVNVPDVSGLQPDWLPDWISFDNFAGTELGNGEFRFNFGTENAAEDNYIAGWGEIEVPSLADIFSFGEQESDPIGIGLRLNFDGSVTTIGSNELDEVEEEDDVRSLNTLSSNSASLQSNTEVQSNEPSLEESATFEIDDETAAVIFNAQWDDSEAAPAFALEDPNENRLTPEEEDALQPVVEYSDETSQVIAADFQQLDAGDWRFGTMDEPPEGLELSAFDLATSVGLELNLAQDSPEMVVPGETIEIDYEVGNLAEEANLELFYDTQEDTLTGESIDQITVGSNDSGTLEWEIPEGLSNNDYYIYGVIEGETQVPEWEYAPETITVAQPELEIEDVTHQVSAEEDTTIDFEVTLTEPAQDPVTVNYTTNNGTAVADSDFEQKEGELTFEENQQTATIEIDVFSSPDLLRETSFSLELSNAENAFIPEGENRAVATPDTFNLGGDTPNVVEGTLEELDEKSIIGFEADDTLRVRNTSFDEEQLTVTEGSTILEIDANDDGEVDSTITLEGDYSDGEFLTEQVEDDTEIFFSASPEPEPEPDPDPDPEPEPDPDPDPEPEPEPDPDPDPEPEPEPEPEPEPDPDPDPEPDPEPEPEPEPEPEPELDLPDIPLAVNSESIFNESLYLDQNPDVLQAVENDDFDSGLDHFQQFGLGENRIPTDILQNFDPTSYLSENSDVADAVGEDEIFQSALDHYLNHGFKEPREGSNIPYDEAFYLNEYSDVLDAVENDDFGSGFEHFALHGAEEGRAATQELLEF